Proteins co-encoded in one Ananas comosus cultivar F153 linkage group 15, ASM154086v1, whole genome shotgun sequence genomic window:
- the LOC109721710 gene encoding dicarboxylate transporter 1, chloroplastic yields MGLGASVLTKTLTFSAAFSAFGDPIPWLIALAFFFARGFIKTGLGNRVAYQFVSLFGSSSLGLGYSLVFSEALLALSEACGSRAGDGTERRLGAWLMLTCFQTSAISSSMFLTAMAANPLSANLTYNTIKQTIGWTDWAVAAIVPGLVSLVVVPLLLYIIYPPTVKSSPDAPKLAREKLEKMGPMTKNEIIMTGTLLLTVGLWIFGGVLNVDAVTAAILGLSILLITGVVTWKECLAESVAWDTLTWFAALIAMAGYLNKYGLISWFSQTVVKFVGGLGLSWQLSFGILVLLYFYSHYFFASGAAHIGAMFTAFLSVASALGTPPLFAAMVLSFLSNLMGGLTHYGIGSAPIFYGANYVPLTQWWGYGFLMSVVNIIIWLGLGGFWWKTIGLW; encoded by the exons ATGGGCCTGGGCGCCTCCGTGCTCACCAAGACCCTCACCTTCTCCGCGGCGTTCTCCGCCTTCGGCGACCCCATCCCCTGGCTCATCGCCCTCGCCTTCTTCTTCGCCCGCGGGTTCATCAAGACCGGCCTCGGCAACCGCGTCGCCTACCAGTTCGTCTCCCTCTTCGGCAGCTCCTCCCTCGGCCTCGGCTACAGCCTCGTCTTCAGCGAGGCCCTCCTCGCGCTCTCCGAGGCCTGCGGCAGCAGGGCCGGCGACGGGACCGAGCGCCGCCTCGGGGCCTGGCTCATGCTCACCTGCTTCCAGACCTCGGCCATCTCCTCGTCCATGTTCCTCACCGCCATGGCTGCCAACCCGCTCAGCGCCAACCTCACCTACAACACCATCAAGCAGACCATTGGCTGGACCGATTGGGCAGTGGCCGCCATCGTGCCGGGGCTGGTCTCGCTCGTTGTGGTGCCGCTGCTGCTCTACATCATCTATCCGCCCACTGTGAAGAGTAGCCCCGATGCTCCCAAGCTCGCAAGGGAGAAGCTGGAGAAGATGGGGCCTATGACCAAGAACGAAATCATCATGACCGGGACTCTACTTCTCACG GTGGGGCTCTGGATATTTGGTGGGGTGCTGAATGTCGATGCTGTGACTGCAGCTATTCTTGGTTTATCCATTCTTCTCATAACAGGTGTTGTAACATGGAAGGAGTGTTTGGCAGAATCAGTTGCGTGGGACACACTTACTTGGTTTGCCGCGCTGATAGCAATGGCTGGCTATCTCAACAAATACGGTTTGATCTCCTGGTTTAGTCAAACAGTTGTAAAG TTTGTAGGAGGTCTGGGTCTGTCATGGCAGCTCTCGTTCGGCATCTTGGTACTGCTCTACTTCTACTCTCACTACTTCTTTGCCAGTGGGGCTGCACATATCGGGGCTATGTTCACGGCCTTCCTATCAGTGGCGAGCGCATTGGGCACCCCTCCCCTCTTTGCGGCAATGGTTCTCTCGTTCCTCTCCAACCTAATGGGCGGCCTCACCCACTATGGTATTGGCTCCGCACCCATCTTCTATGGGGCCAACTATGTCCCCCTCACTCAGTGGTGGGGATATGGGTTCCTCATGTCCGTGGTGAATATAATTATCTGGCTCGGTCTTGGAGGCTTTTGGTGGAAGACCATCGGCTTGTGGTGA